The Glycine soja cultivar W05 chromosome 15, ASM419377v2, whole genome shotgun sequence region tgtgaagaaaactttaaataaataattttttttctacaattaacaaaaaattaattgaataaaatatggactaacaaattatttataatacaaacaaatattgaaatgcaaaaaattatttaaacaatatatatacaaaaataataataatgtacaatgtatcatatatttaataatgtaaatttcttaaaacaaataatattaacctacaaactaaaactaacactatcttatcatatatatatatatatatatatatatatatatatatatatatatatatatataattaaaaactaaaaataattaactcaaaCAATATTAGCTTatcaattcatttatttaaaactataatatctatatataacatacaaaaatataacaCTAATAAGGTAAATTTACGCGTCTctaatattacaattatttatttacgtgTGAAATGCTTAATAttacaaaaaccaaaattttatgTCTacctaaaatttacaaatatgtaCCTAAagctaatattaatttatgccTAATATTTCTACCGCTACCTAATATTACCTGTGCCTAATATTTCTAAAGctaatattatgatttttaaaccTAATAATACCTTTGGCTGTGGCTGACTAaagtatcatatatatatatatatatatatatatatatatatatatatatatatatatatatatatatatatcacatatatcacatatataatacctaaaaatatatactacaaactaaataatattttcatactaactaacctaaccTTACAATACCTGTTAATCCTAATTAACCTAAACTTACAATACCTATTAATACTAGCTaacctattatttttataatattaacaacAGAATATATACatcataatatataaatgttatttaagaaaatcacTTACCAGGAATTATGGAATTATGGAAGAGAAAAACTCAACAAAAGCAAAGGAACAAAAGCAAAGGAACCAGCACGCAGACACTCAATGAAACTCAACAAAGGAGAAAAGCAAAGCTCAGCTTGGAGAAGAGAAGTGTGAATCAAATCCTACTCTGTATATGCGGCATCCCTAAACAATGCAAAGCCGAACCTAACACTGAAAAGCTGAAGCCCTAACTACAAGCTTGTGACCCTGAAGCTTCACGTGATGATGGCCTGTCTCGCCAATGGAGAAGGCGACATCTACGTGGCTGTATCGCCAGTCCTGAAGGCGAGTCATACGTGGCCTGTGTCGCCAATGCAAAAGGCGACACTCTCCTTCCTACGTGGCATGTCACGCCAATGCCAGTGGCGGCTTCACCATTCTCGCTAGTGGCTATGGCGGGTTAAGCTCTCTTGCTAGTGGCTATGACGGATTCCACCCAAATAACAGACCCCCTCCGTTAATACTTTTAAAACAAACCTCAATccgtaaataatttttaaaactagtcCCCTACAGTAAATTTGCCGTAAGGAGTGTCTCTGGTGCAGCAAAATTTGtagattaattttaatgattgATGTTATACActtacaaatattaatttttgtacaatacaaatatttttatattattaattaatcattaattagaaattattttatgtatgacttttaaattaattattacaaaaattaataattgaattataactattttatattagaaatatattctaattaaattctaacAAAATATTACAAAAGTATGTGTAAACATACTATTCAATCAAGGTGATTATTGAATAAAACAAAGTCATAAATATCACATATTCATTCGATTAtcaacttttataatttttatttgcacaatttatttatttttttcagaaaatataattatgtttgagTGATAATACTTTGAGTGAGACTGAGTGCAtccttttatctttctttttttgtgtgtgcacTAAAAATATCCATATTTTAgacatcttttatctttttttagatattaaaaataatcaactaTCTATCAAATTATACACCAAATCACATTTGTTTGAGTAGAACCGGAATCAAATCGGCAACATCTCGATTTAAGtttagaagtaaaaaaatatcattaaaagaAGAAACACCATAAAATTAGtcatcatttgtttttttcacCTTTAGTATTGTGATTATTGTAATTACTAATTAGACTCTCTAATACCTAATACCTTGTTGGAATCcagatatttttataagttttaatctttcaaattagctgaaaaattaaaacaaatgttAATCTGTGTccttaaaatattgattaaaaaacaaaaaaaaaattattgagatgTACAAAATTGTGATCACTTTTTTAGATTCtcctataatttatttaataaatatttttttcttttaattttataactaatATCTTAAGGATATTAGACCCAAAAACTATTgctttcatttttaaagaaaataaaaaataagagtgaaaatacatttatttcaatcttaaaatcattttctttgaaaatgttttcaaaaaatagacccaaaactaaaataacaaCGTTTTTAGTCTTTTCTAAATAAGTGAAAATACAATGATACCTCAAAGTACTTTCTTCTTCTgactacatattttttaaatcttaaaaatttgaaaataaaaataaaaaataataacagaaAATAAATGCTCACGGTCACCTAATCTTCCAACCTAGGCTTAATCCCACATTAAACTTCTCACCCCCTGCCCATGAATATGTGTCCATACACTAATCCTTGTTGGTCATTTCATCCTATATTTTTCCATCGTTTTCAATAAGCACAAAAAGCAAAATCACTAAAGTAAACTCACACTCGAATGTAATCTTCCCACCCAAATTCAAGTTACACTTCCCAAAGCAAAAGCCACAGATTTCTTAACGGGCAATGTCTTGCAGTTGCAGTTGTTACGTGTGAAGGATGaggacaatgaaaaaaaaaaaaaaaaagagagaaagaatagaaaaaggGGTCCCATTCTTCCCtccttttctttccttctccaaATCTATATAAAGCAGCACCATTTGCATCAACCTTTACCTCAACTCACCCATCAAACCCACACACCTCACCTATTAGAAGTAACAAAAGACCCTCCCTCTCAAAAGAATAAACAAGTATAAAAAGAAGGCACTTCCCTCAAACAGAAACTACCCACAAACAAActtgttctctctctcttttctcaaGCCTTAAATGAGTAAAAAAGAgtgaagaaaggaaagaaaggagCACCATATTTTTGGTTTGAGAAACATAACTAAGCAAGAGAGTTCAAATGGGGAAGAGAGAGTTTCATGGGGTGGTGTTGATGTCGTTGTGTTTGTGGGTTTGTGGTGTCACAGCCTCTGTGACTTATGACCACAAGGCCATTGTGGTTGATGGTAAGAGAAGAATTTTGATCTCTGGCTCCATTCACTACCCTAGAAGCACACCTCAAGTACGCACTCCACTCCATGTTTCCATCATGCCTGcatcaaattttgttttctcaATCATTTCTTgcatttgttctttttcttcttcttctttttccactcatgcatgaacataaattatgtttattattgcaGATGTGGCCAGACCTTATTCAAAAGGCCAAAGATGGAGGCCTTGATGTCATTCAGACCTATGTGTTTTGGAATGGCCATGAACCTTCTCCTGGGCAAGTAATGCAAACACATttccttaattttatatttatttttttatagcatAGTATATTCGAGTTTTTACATTGTGATTGAATCACAAACATCAATATatagtttgttgacttttacaaACTATCTCAAAAGTTGGTACCAATGGTGATTTCTGATTGATGGACAGTAAACTGATGGTTCATAGAAATTAGACTCTTTCCAAACTCCAATCTCattctttgttgtttttgtaTTCTTTTCACTGGTCAGAAAGTTTAAAATGGAAAAGACTCATTGAAGTTTTATGTAATGTTGGAAATTTGCAGTACTATTTCGAAGATAGGTTCGACTTGGTTAAATTCGTGAAGCTCGTGCAGCAAGCAGGCCTCTATGTTCATCTCCGTATTGGTCCCTACATATGTGCTGAATGGAACTTCGGGTAATGATTTTAATGATGTTATATGAACACCTTCTTAGGGGAAGAGAAAAAATCTTtggttaaaaaaggaaaataatgatTCTTAGGAAACACTCAAAGGTCACATGCTCTGTTTTCTGTTCAGGGGATTTCCTGTCTGGCTCAAGTATGTTCCAGGCATTGCTTTCAGAACCGACAATGAGCCGTTCAAGGTTGGAGTTTACCATTTTCGAACctcaatattataattataataatttgctTATTATTATTGGTTGATTGAAAATAGTTTAATGAATTATTGAATCATATAACCAacacttcaatttttaaatcaCGATGTGTGTAGGCGGCAATGCAAAAATTCACTGCAAAGATTGTTAGCTTGATGAAAGAAAATAGGTTGTTTCAATCCCAGGGTGGTCCAATAATTATGTCACAGGTAAATACAAGACTATATAATATGTTTGTATaattgattttacaaaaaagtttGTTGAGCCAATTTGAATAACGATGATGCTtaatttggtttgtttttttcaactgaatttgACAGATTGAGAACGAGTATGGACCGGTTGAATGGGAAATTGGTGCTCCTGGAAAAGCTTATACGAAATGGGCTGCACAAATGGCTGTTGGTCTAGACACTGGTGTTCCATGGGTTATGTGCAAGCAAGAAGATGCTCCTGATCCTGTTGTAAGTTACTCTTTTAttctttatcataaaaaaaaacgttTTCGTGCGTGGATTTGGATTTGAAGATGTCTTTTTGACTTTTTCCCTTATAGGATTCTTATTCTATTCTGTTAAATTTGTGTGACCCATCTAAATATGGTGGTGGGGTTTTTAAGAGTGTTGTGGCTACTTTGGTTGGGATAAGGTTGTTGCTTTTTCTATAccatgatattttttatgttttctctgTGTTTGTTTTACCTTTATTTGGAGGAAGGTGCTTTGGGTTTATTATCTATCTTCACTTTTTTCTTGCTTCTTTTGGTTGTTTTGTAAGCGCAGTGATTGAAGTTCTTCTGTCTCCTTTActcttcttaaaaaattaaaaaagaaattgagaaagtggcaagatttttctttttttgagggGAAGCTTGTGTTTTCACAGGAAAATTGATTATTCTCTCTGATCTGTATTATTTTACTGATTGCGATATAGATTGACACTTGCAATGGATACTACTGTGAAAACTTCAAGCCCAACAAGAACACCAAACCCAAAATGTGGACTGAGAATTGGACTGGGTGGTGAGTCTTAACAAATGCTACCTTGAAGgatgaaaatgtttttattttggtgcTATATTTAGTTTGATGTCTCTTGTTCTGTAGGTACACTGATTTTGGTGGTGCAGTCCCTCGTAGACCAGCAGAAGACTTGGCATTCTCGGTTGCAAGATTCATACAGAATGGTGGTTCATTTGTTAACTACTATATGGTATGTTGGTTTATCCATTGTGAATAGTTCCTTGTTCCTCCATTGCAAGATTCATACAGAATGGTGGTTCATTTGTGAATCGTTTCTTGTTCATGTGCAACAATTCAACTCATGTTCTAGAAACTTTGGTTTGAGTCTaagatctcatttttttttaatccagtACCATGGAGGAACGAACTTTGGCCGGACATCTGGTGGCCTCTTTATTGCCACTAGCTATGACTATGATGCGCCGCTTGATGAATATGGTATGaagtaataataaattgtttACATGCTTTGGATGATGATAATACACATTTAAAGCTCTTGAAAACATAAGGAAGCTTTTGGCTAAAGTGATATTAGagggaaaagaaaagtgatagTTTTATTGTTCTAGCAAAGAGCACAAATTCACTTTTAGGCACCATATGGCAAAAGCTGAAAAACATTTTCACTTAAGCCTGATGCTTGTTCAATTATACCACTGTACCAGGACTTCAAAATGAACCAAAGTATGAGCATTTGAGAAATTTGCATAAAGCAATAAAACAATGTGAACCTGCTCTAGTGGCTACAGATCCCAAAGTTCAATCGCTTGGATATAACCTTGAGGTAAAGTCCCTGAGCTTGTTTGTGATGAAAGCCAACAGAATTTCCTTTGTGTTGAAAATTCATTTGATTCCTTTTGTTTATATAATCTTAGGCACATGTGTTCTCGACCCCTGGTGCTTGTGCTGCATTCATTGCAAATTATGACACCAAATCTTATGCAAAAGCTACATTTGGAAATGGGCAATATGATCTACCACCTTGGTCTATCAGTATTCTTCCTGACTGCAAAACTGTTGTTTACAACACAGCAAAGGTAACACAAGACTGGTGACTATGTTAAATAAGTTTTGCAttcttgttttttgtttaaaaaaggtACATTTGATGAAATTATGTATAGAGGAAACAATCTGACTGTGAtatatttctttgaaaaactgGACAAATCCTCCCAAGGTGTTCTTGAAGGACAGACAAAGATTAGTGTTTTAAgcagaattcttttgtatttaCTATGTTAATGCTTTTGAAGTGTGAAACTGTAAATATTCACGGCATTTATCCATTTTATGTAGGTTGGTAACAGCTGGCTGAAAAAGATGACTCCAGTAAACAGTGCATTTGCTTGGCAGTCATACAATGAAGAACCTGCCTCATCCAGTCAAGCTGATTCCATTGCAGCATATGCACTTTGGGAGCAGGTCAACGTGACCCGCGATTCTTCAGATTATTTGTGGTATATGACAGAGTAAGCATCTTTCAACTTATCAAACTTcttaaagacaaaaaattattgGAATGTTGATCTCTTTATGCATACTAATGTTATCCTCTCTCCATCTAACCAATATTGATGTCCTTTGTTCAGTGTCTACATTAATGCTAATGAAGGATTCTTAAAGAATGGACAATCTCCTGTTCTCACCGCAATGTCAGCAGGCCATGTTCTCCATGTTTTCATTAATGATCAACTTGCAGGTGAATAACACTGTTATGCCTCTTTTGCTTAGTGTctataataaacaataattttacaTGTTCAACTTCTGTATGAACATCGCAGGAACTGTGTGGGGGGGATTGGCAAATCCTAAATTAACATTTAGTGACAATGTGAAACTGAGGGTTGGCAATAACAAGCTTTCTTTACTTAGTGTTGCTGTCGGTCTCCCGGTTAGTTCTCTCTTCTCTGATATCTGTGTTTTCTGTAACATTCTTAATTTGTTGAAAAGTAATATTTGTAAATGTTAATCATGTTTTTGTATTCATTTAATACCAGAATGTTGGTGTGCACTTTGAAACATGGAATGCGGGGGTGTTAGGCCCAGTCACTCTGAAGGGTCTAAATGAGGGGACTCGGGACTTGTCCAGTCAGAAATGGTCTTACAAGGTTTGTTATCTTGTACACATCTTGCTCACTAGCAACATTGAAAGGTTATATAACAATGCTGGCTGTAtattatccaaacaaaaaaacattaataaatactGAGGTGAAGATCAAACAGTGAGATACTACACAATGatatattttgaaacttaatcgCTAATGAAGCAAAAATTCATgggaaaaattaacatttttgccATTCTAGGACAGACaataatgcattatatcattgaaTATTGAAAAATGTGCATGAAATTAGCCCATGTAGGCACtaagaaaaaacattaactaTGTACATTGTTGAGCAGATTTTAGTGCAGTATGCAGAAGATTATTTACTTTTGCTTTCAGAAAGGTGTGGCAGTAAAATTAGATTTAAcatatatttgttaatttgtATGGTATTGGACAGGTTGGACTGAAAGGTGAATCGTTGAGCCTTCACACTGAAAGTGGGAGTAGCTCTGTTGAATGGATACGAGGATCATTAGTGGCTAAAAAACAACCTTTGACATGGTAcaaggtaagaaaaaaaaatcccacaAATGTTGCATTTCTGTCGCTGTTATAGATTATTCACCTGCATATATGCATGAActctgattcatttcttgccTTAATGTTGTTAGACAACTTTTAGCGCACCGGCTGGCAATGATCCATTGGCTCTAGATTTGGGAAGCATGGGAAAGGGTGAAGTATGGGTAAACGGTCGCAGCATTGGTCGCCATTGGCCTGGATATATAGCACATGGTAGTTGCAATGCTTGTAATTATGCTGGATTTTATACTGATACAAAATGCCGGACGAATTGTGGACAACCTTCTCAGAGATGGTGAGAATACATACAACTTATTTTCCAACAGTGAGAGATGTAAACGCTTGAATGTTAACCTATTGTTGCCTTTGGACAGGTACCATGTTCCTCGCTCATGGCTGAGCTCAGGTGGTAACTCCTTGGTTGTGTTTGAAGAATGGGGAGGTGACCCTAATGGAATTGCTTTGGTGAAAAGAACATGAAATGTGATGTTTTATGATGCTCCCTTAAAAGGGTATTACAACTATTCCATTTCCCTTTAGTCTTGTTCTTGTTTAATAGCACTGTTTCAAGATATTCCTAATAAAATCCTCAGCTAGAATTTATGCTACTGAATACTGATTAAGGAAGATAATTTGACTTGGTTTTTTCCTCAAGGCCTCATGTAACTTAGTAACCCTAGATCATTTTATGTTTTCCAATCTATCATAATTATTAACACTCTTGATATTCATGTTATATGCACCCTTTCTTTcataactgttttttttttatcttaactaTTATGACAACACAGAAATCAAATAATCAACAGATatagaccatttgaatttgaagttTTCCACTTTTTTCTTCATCAATTTCTTCTGCTGCTGCTCATTATCCTTGTGGTTTTTTATGCAGAGCAGCATTGACAAGAAATGTATGTCTAATAACAAATGTCTAGGAAATGCAAAGAAGCTGTCAAGTGAGTCCTATGCGGTTAGGACCCTATGATGCAGCAATTTACCAAATACGTGTGGTTCAGATCTTATTAGGTtcagtattaaaaaatatttgaagttaAATCATTGGTGCTCCATGTCTTCTGGTTGTTCAAGTATACCTCAAAAGATTTCCAAGGCCTAATCATGCATCGCCTGGCCAAAAACAAAGATGTATATAAGAGAATTTGGATGCAAATATACTGTACATAGTATAGTCAGGCTATTGTGCTGAATATTGCTCCATGTATTACAGGGCTTGTATCAATGAAGATTCAGCCCGTACACATTTTATTTACTATGATACAAAGGAAAGAATTGTGGACACGCAAAAATGTGTCAGAGAGTATATTGCTACATTCtgccaaaagaaaataattgtttttccattaaaattattatgtaaGAACAGattgaaagtaataaaatatcctttgaaatatttgtcTTATTGCTATTGTGTTTGTGCTTCTTGGTATACAAAAGATCATTATAGAAAGAAATTCTTGGTATATGCCAGCAACCAAttttctttattgtaaaataaaatatataaaaagaatgaCTTAGACAAAGCCTGGTGTAATGATAATAGGCTCATCCTATGTAACTTCTGAAATTTGAGGATCTAAGGAaaggcaaaaacaaaaataatgtgATAAAGCACCTCTCTTCACTAGAATGGGCCTCAATAAGAAATTCAACTTTCAGGCTCTTGATCAGATCTGGCCCAACCAAATGCCGTGAATATTTGGACTAGACCTGAATTATTTGGAGGAAGTTGCTAATTGCACCTCCTTCtccctttttgtaatttttttctctccaaattacctttatttctttcttcttttcataACCTTCTCCACAAATTCCTTTCTCTAAAACTGAAATTTAATGATACAATTTGGCTTGATAGGTCACTCGTGCTTAAACATTACATTTCATATGCGGCAGCACGTTTAAAgatctttcttttatttgtagGAATCAAAGATagtatcataaaatttataataatttactatCTTGCTCAACCAACTGAGCTACACCCCCTTGACACTGTCGCTTAAAGATCTAATCAATTTCTTTATATTGTCACATTGCAATTGTGAATTACAATTGTAAAACCTCTATATATTGCTTAGATTATTTTGAATGGAGTAAATTAAGGATTTGATGTTTCATATCTTATATTGGTAGCTTTCGTTTTGACCGGGCTTGACAACTGGTGGACTTTTCCAACTTTTATACCatattgtataaattatattgtgAACTGAAAACAACGTTGTCTTTTTCTTGCTTATTAAAGGGGACAATGTTGATTCACAATCATCTAATGTATTTGTGGTATAGTAATCGGAAATAAACAAATCAAAGCATATCATGTAcccaaaggaaaagaaaaagagacgaGGGTAATTTAGGGAGGAGGGGGATATAGAAAAGGGGAGTAAATTTAGGGGTATAAATAGACATTATCTTATTTGAATAGAATCTGACACACAACTATACAAGCACACCCCAAAAAATATGTGACATACCCGCTATgtacctattttttttaaaaaaaaatcaatttaattttttagctagctctccacaacaacaacaacaataacttaaTATATGATACATTCTTTGTATTCTTACATGTGTATtagattaatattttaaaagattattttagcataaaaaaatcttatgaattttaaaatattttgtgaaaatataattattttaaagatttttttaaaagacttttatgatttggattttataatttagattttaatagATTTACAAAACATGAGTTCATAAGATTTGGAAGGACTTTATgaatttataagattttaaaggactccatcaatttttttaaaacattcaaaattataaaagtctataaaaaataattaaaaatctacaAATTGTTCTTTCACTCATAAAAATCCAACGAGTCTTTGATACCCTtaattttttcatgaaaaaaataagtgagTCACGTGATCCTTTTAGTTTATCTTATTCGATTCAACGTTTGAACACAATAAAATCCTATTCAATTGACAATTGAAACTAGTAAACTAGGTTTTTGTCATTGCAAGGTTTTTTCAtagcaaatgattttttttaaggcaaAGCAAAATATAGTACTagctattaaaacaaaaaataacatccaAAAGTCATGAGGGAAGGCATGTTCTAGGACATGTGCACCATGGGGAATAGAAGGATCCTAGTTGAGTCCCGACTTTGTAGAATAATCACTTCCATGAGTAAGttttaataaatgagatataGTTTGGTCTACCattgttaaaaataatgttgTTCCTCATCAATCAAATCCCCCAACATGTTGCATGTCTGGGACCTTTCTAGTGTTGAAATAAATCCCCATTTGAGTATATAGTTTAGAAGGGTTGTATTTGTATTGATAATGAAAAGTTGAATAAGTCAAAGAAATGCCATAAATAACCGCACATTCAAAAAAGATAGAGTTTTCATGGGCCAAAATGTCTATGTGACCATAATACATAACATATGATTGTATttgtatttcaataaataaaagttgttacaaaaaagcaagaaaaaggAGAAGTAGCCTGTACATTACAGTGATAAATTAACATGTAATTATTGAAGATTATCAAGATATTGAAGGTTATGAATGAATGTCTATATTGACTTCAAGAAAAAGAGATGGAATTATGAGTAatgagaggaaaagaaaaaaaaatatccagaAAAGTCTAAAGgtttttttgggatttttttatgtatattttctaTTGAAACATGCAATCCATATTAAAAAAGAATCtatcaaaatttttatattttttaatagtaaatgatttttataagttgtaaagaatcttaattaaatatcattaaattttgatGTATTCCTTAGAAAATCCTAATAATCCTAATTGAATaccacaaaatttatttatatcatttagTGAATATCTcaacactttttttataaaacaaatctTTTAAATCCTTAAAAATCCTAATCAATACACCcactcaatttatttatttattcctttATACGTGCATTCTACACACTACTCC contains the following coding sequences:
- the LOC114388710 gene encoding beta-galactosidase-like, which produces MGKREFHGVVLMSLCLWVCGVTASVTYDHKAIVVDGKRRILISGSIHYPRSTPQMWPDLIQKAKDGGLDVIQTYVFWNGHEPSPGQYYFEDRFDLVKFVKLVQQAGLYVHLRIGPYICAEWNFGGFPVWLKYVPGIAFRTDNEPFKAAMQKFTAKIVSLMKENRLFQSQGGPIIMSQIENEYGPVEWEIGAPGKAYTKWAAQMAVGLDTGVPWVMCKQEDAPDPVIDTCNGYYCENFKPNKNTKPKMWTENWTGWYTDFGGAVPRRPAEDLAFSVARFIQNGGSFVNYYMYHGGTNFGRTSGGLFIATSYDYDAPLDEYGLQNEPKYEHLRNLHKAIKQCEPALVATDPKVQSLGYNLEAHVFSTPGACAAFIANYDTKSYAKATFGNGQYDLPPWSISILPDCKTVVYNTAKVGNSWLKKMTPVNSAFAWQSYNEEPASSSQADSIAAYALWEQVNVTRDSSDYLWYMTDVYINANEGFLKNGQSPVLTAMSAGHVLHVFINDQLAGTVWGGLANPKLTFSDNVKLRVGNNKLSLLSVAVGLPNVGVHFETWNAGVLGPVTLKGLNEGTRDLSSQKWSYKVGLKGESLSLHTESGSSSVEWIRGSLVAKKQPLTWYKTTFSAPAGNDPLALDLGSMGKGEVWVNGRSIGRHWPGYIAHGSCNACNYAGFYTDTKCRTNCGQPSQRWYHVPRSWLSSGGNSLVVFEEWGGDPNGIALVKRT